In Bradyrhizobium sp. 1(2017), one DNA window encodes the following:
- a CDS encoding ureidoglycolate lyase, whose amino-acid sequence MAILSIEPLTRRAFAPFGEVVETEGLTPLSINQGYASRYNELANVDVGAEGGQINISWFVASVRPAPIAIRLMERHPLGSQLFMPLNGGDWLVVVCTDPRATSSYRAFAANGKQGVNYGRNCWHHPLLVLKDASSFLVVDRKGGGDNLEEYWLDEIIQLDPGTAASSPR is encoded by the coding sequence ATGGCGATACTTTCGATCGAGCCCTTGACGAGGCGGGCGTTCGCTCCGTTCGGCGAGGTCGTCGAGACGGAAGGATTGACACCGCTGTCGATCAACCAGGGCTATGCCTCGCGCTACAATGAACTCGCCAATGTCGATGTCGGCGCGGAAGGCGGGCAAATCAACATCAGCTGGTTTGTCGCCTCTGTGCGGCCCGCGCCGATCGCGATTCGCCTGATGGAGCGTCATCCGCTTGGAAGCCAGCTGTTCATGCCGCTGAACGGAGGGGACTGGTTGGTCGTCGTTTGCACGGACCCGCGCGCGACGTCGAGCTATCGGGCGTTCGCGGCCAATGGCAAGCAAGGCGTGAACTATGGCCGAAACTGCTGGCATCACCCGCTTCTGGTTCTGAAGGACGCAAGCTCGTTCCTCGTCGTCGATCGAAAGGGCGGTGGCGACAATCTCGAAGAATATTGGCTGGACGAGATCATCCAGCTCGATCCCGGCACAGCCGCAAGCTCGCCCCGGTAG